In Cicer arietinum cultivar CDC Frontier isolate Library 1 chromosome 7, Cicar.CDCFrontier_v2.0, whole genome shotgun sequence, the genomic window TGGTCCTTTAGTGGGAAGATCCATAATTTTAGTCATAATATCAGAGGTTAGACATACTTTCACCCCTTTGAGATTTGTGAGGATCAAGGCTTTGTCAAGAGAGGTATGGGCTTTGCAATAGAAGGCACAAATCACTTCTTAATAATATGAATATGATATTTCTAGGAATTTTGACTAGCCAAGAGcatcaatgtattttttttacaacagtTCCTTCAAGATGAAGAttgtcaaacaaaaaaaaaacttgtccAATCCCGACTGGCCTCTAAACCCATTTGTcttggtaattttttttatgggaGTAGTGGTGGGATAACAATTTTTGAGGTTGTTGTCTTAATTAGGTTGTTTgaggtttttgtttttgagaaaaaCATACTGGAAGTATGTTTCTAGATGGAGAACTTTCTAGAGATTTTGTTTTTTGGGCAGACTGTTCTgagagtttttaatttttaattttttgtttggttaaGAAATGAGATAGAGGGGTGGTGATTTTGCAGGAGTTTTTGAGGGTGAAGTTGATGGTGCTTTTTAAGACATTGATTTTGGTTCTTTTGAAGGTGATTTGGAAATGGTAGGAATCTATTTTACGGATTTTGAGGGTATCATGTAGGGCTTAGAAGATTTGAGTGGTGATTTAGAAGGAATGTCAGAGTGTTTGGGTAGAGATAAGGGACATGATTCATCATTTGATATGGTGTAGATGGTTGTGTCAACACTTTTTAATTTCTTGGAGGTTCTAACATCAGCCATGATTCACACGGATTGTCGTTTGGATGAATGATTGTCTATTAAGTTTGTGTGGATTATTTTTGGAAGTGTGGTGGTGTTTGATTAATGGTCGGaggagtttttttttcttgtgtgagccatgaagttttttttttctattacaaaaaaaaaaatgaaagttggAAAACGAATGTTGGAAGGAAGAGGAATTGGAAATTGAAGACgcagtttttttaaaagaagtagtatttttttttttttttttttttttgaaaaagaaggATGTTCACTTCATGGGAAGTTGCAAAATGATCTTCCACTAGAGGTTTTGTGAGGATGTCGACAAGTTGATTTTTAgtgtcaacaaaaattaattcaacatatTGTTTGTTAACATGATCTcgaatgaaataatattttatttcaatatattttgatCTTAAATGTTGAATGTAGTTTTTTGAtagatttattgcacttgtattatcacagtaaATTGGAACATTTGTGTAACTTACAGAAAAAAttttaagttgattttttatccaaaagACTTGAGAACAACAATTTGCATCTGAGACATATTCAACTTCAGTTGTTGACAAagaaattgtgttttgttttctgcaTTACCAGCTTATTAGGGCTTTTCCAAGAAATTGacatgcaccacttgtgctttttctttcaattttatcttcaTCATAATCAACATCCCAATAAACTACAAGATAAAAATGTCACACTTTGCTATACCAAAGGCCGATATCAATAGTACCAACAAGATATcgaaaaattctttttacaacagttagatgagattctttaggtgAATATTGAAATCTAACACATATTCCGACTGCAAACACAATATTTGGTTTGTTGGCagttagatataataatgaaCCTATCATTCATTTGTATTCTTTTTCATAAATGGTTTTTCCTTGTTCATCTTTGTCCAAATCTGAAAATGGATGCATGAGAGTTGTcattattttgacttcattcattttgtatatTTTGTGAAGGTctgtgatatatttttcttgacaaataaaatttcatttttatattgtttgatttgcaagccaagaaaaaaaatcttaattttcccatcatgctcatttcaaattcgcCTTTTTCAATTGTTGATCCAAAGTTGATATCGTCAACATAAACTTGAACtattaataaatcaaatttatcaattttttctaAAACGTATAGTATCGATCTTGCCTCTAGAGAAAccatttttgataaaaaataaacttaatttttctACCAGGATCTAGGATTTTGTTTCAATTCATAGAGAGCTTTAGTGagtttaaaaatatagtttGTATTCTTTTTATCTTCAAAACTAGGAGTTTGATGAACATATACTTGTTCATTCagaaaaccatttaagaaaacacttttaacatccattcaaaaaagtttaataagtttatgagatgtATATGCATGAAGGATTCTAATTGGATTTTTTTATGACATGTCATGGTTAAgtctttaaaatatcattaacttaATAACTTAactatttgatatttaatttaacaatttaaattattaaattaatgatattttaaaatcttatcaATGATATGTCATCAAAAAAGGTCACTTGAAATATATAACATAAACTTTTGTAaaatttagaaggaacaaagtTCAAAAGACTTTTTTAGAAGGACTAAAAATGaaagttgatatatttagaGAAAGTaaacacatatttaatttaaatattaaaaataaatttattttatttaaaatatttaaaatttatttagtccaacaataatttaaaatttttatctaaaatatttaaattttatttatttaaatagaaagTAATTTATCTAATTTACAAATGTCATTTAAATGTCAtgtcattaataaaaatattacgtagaaaaaaaataacaaaattaaaaattctaataatttaatattagatGACCAATTAactgatttaaaaaatacaaaataaaaaatttatttttgataaaataaagcaaccaaaagtttttttctttttcttcataacattgctttttatttatttatttaattaagcgTCGTCTTCATAACATTGCTATCCCCCACCCCTCAGATAAATAGTTAAAGACTAATAAAGACAGTTTGCGATTCCAATTGGTTGCGAGTGAAGGAAGGAAGCATGACGAGGCGATCGTACAAGAGAGAGTTAGGATGCATAGCCTGCGAAGAACTGAGTGAACTCGGAGCCGGAAAACCCGGGTGGGTGGTAGACAACCCCAACCTTCTCTGCGCCATTGACACCCACTCGATCCTCCTTGCCAGTCGCTCCACCATCCTCCTCTTCTCATGGTCCGATTCTCACGGATTTCGCCTCAGGATCCGACCCGAATTGTCTCCCATCGAAGCCGAGTTCATCTCCGCCGTGGAATGGTTGGTATTTGACGATGTTCGCGTCATCGTCGCCGGCACCTCCTCTGGCTACTTGCTCATCTACTCCTTGCGCGGCGAATTGATTCATAGGCAggtaaatcaaatattattatatttaatataaaatacctCAACTTAGGAGCAATTCATGTTCTCTGTGAAAGTTCTTTTATcagataattattattattattattatgattttcaTTTATCTTAGAAAGAAATATAGGTTTAGAGGATAATTCCAGAGGCGCTTGTTCAAGCTTTATCTGATTGATTACAACGCATGTATATATACAAGAGACATGCATAATCAAGGGATATGGtagaataaaaaaacaaatattaaacaaTTCTAATAGATTCTTGAATAGCAGGAAAATcagttattttgttttagtcaGGGTTAGGAACGTAACATACTTTGAATTGCTGAGCCACCTGAATAAAGTGCACATCAATTTCTATGTGTTCGGTACGAGCATGGATCACTGGATTATGTATCAGCACACCTGCACTTTGATTAATGTAACACCATAGGACAGCTTGTGCTCAACCAGTCGAAGAAAAGATTTGATCAAACATCACTTCAGTAGCTAAATTATCCTAGGCTCTATATTCCAATTCTGCACTAGACTTTGCAACAATACAATGCTTCTTAAAGGACCCAGGATGAGAGCGTCAGcaataaaaaaacacataatcCGGACATGGATTTTCTGTCCTTGGGATTAGTGGTGCAGTCTGTATCTGAAAATCCATTAATATACAGCATGTGAGATAGTTTGGTATGCAGTCCATATGGGCAGGTTCATTTGAGATAACAAAAAATCCTCTTAAGTGTTTGCGAGTGTTATTATCGAGGCTAACAAGTATTGGCTTTGTTTGTTAACTGAGAAGGATATATCTCGACATCTTGTAGTCATGTATTGGAGTGCTCCAATTGTGCTTCGATTTGTGGTGTACTTTTGCATCAATTCACCGTCTTCACGTAAGAAATTGATGTTTGTAACCGTGTTTTGAATATAGAGCTGACTCTCATCCCTATATGCTTCGATCTccagaaaatattttataggtCCCATGTCCTTCAAGGCAAAGACACTATTTCATCAGTTAATAAAATTCTGCAGCAAAGGTTAATTATTTCTAGCTACTAGAATGTCATCaacattacaaaaaatttatgtgaaattTAGTTCTGTAAACCAACAGAGATGTATCACTCTTGAAAGTTTCAGCTTGACGAAAGTAAAAGGaaaaatactttcatgttttattactACAaccctaagctgtttatataggaaaagaaattaaaatagtaatattgagtaataatgacagaatcataaaataaaaataaaaataataatttaaaataaaagagaatcaaatctgatttctcttgattcttcaacaCCCCCCTCAACTTAGTGCATAGATATTTGTCATGCCCAACTTAGCTATAAGCCGCTCAAAATTGGGTCTTGCCAAACTTTTTGTCAAGATATCAGCAGTTTGCTGGTTATAAATCACAAATGGTAGACATATAATTCCAacatcaatttttcttttatgaaatggcGGTCAATCTTAATGTGCGTGGTTCAATCATGTTGTACAGAGTTGTGAGTTATACTTATTGCTGCTTCGCTATCACATAACAATTTAAAGGTgagtcaactttcattttctgtTCGTCCAAGAGTTTACGAATCCACAAAAGTTCACAAATTCCTTGAGCCATTGCTCTGAATTCGGCTTCTGCACTACTTCGAGCAACAACCccttgtttcttacttctccaaGTGACTAAATTTCCCCAAATATAGGGCACAATATCCCGTAGTGGATTTTTTATCATTAACTGATCCTGCCCAATCAACATTTGTAAATATAGAGGCTTCTCTGTCATTAGTTTTCTTGAAGTACAAACCCTTTCCAAGATTGGATTTCGAGTACCTTAAGATCCGATAAACTGCATCCAAGTGTTCTTTATAGTTAGAATGCATGAATTGACTTACAACACTCACAGAGGAAGCGATGTCATATCTAGTGTGGGctagataaataagtttgccAACCAACCTCTGGTATCTTCCAATCTCAACACGAACACTACATTTCTCCCAAAGTTTAGCATTTAATTCCATAGGAGTATCTGTTGGTTTAAACTCACTCATCCCAGTTTCTGTCAAGAGATCTgagatgtattttctttgagaaacaaCAATTCCTTTATTTGAGCGAGCAACTTCcataccaagaaaatattttctttgatttcaaattcttttgttaaatttttcttcaatctttccatctcaacaatgtcatctcctttgagaataatatcatctacatatacaaTTAGAATTACAATTTTACCAACATTAGAGAACTTCATGAACAAAGTATGGTTTGATTGTCCCTGCATATATCATTTCCTTTTGACCGACCGAgtgaatttttcaaaccaaacTCTTGGGGATTGCTTGAGACCATAAAGGGATTTTTATAGTTTGCACACATTTGAACCAAACTTATCTTCAAAGTTAGGTTGACTATCCATGTATACttcctcctccaaatcaccattcagAAAAACATTTTTTGCACCAAGTTGGTTAAAAGACCAATCTAAATTCACCGCCAAGGACAAGAGAACTctaatagtgtttaatttggAAACAGGAGCAAAAGTCTCTGAGTAATCAATGCCATATGTCTGAGTAAACTCATTTGCAACCAACTGTGCCTTGTATCTTTCAATTGTGTTATCAGAAGTATATTTCACAGTAAATACTCATTTACAGCCAACAATATTCATTCCTATAAGTAACGTCATGACTCTCCAAGTTTGATTCTTCTCAAGAGCTCTCATCTCCTCAAGAAGAGCTTCCTTCCACTTTGGAATTTCTATAGCTGACAACTTAGAGGTAAACGCAGTAAATAAAGAACACAATTTTGAGGATGACACATAATTAGACAAAGGATGTTTAGTGCATGATCTAACAAGTTTTCTAATTGCAATAGGAAGGTCTATATCAGAATACTTGACATGAATCTTAAGAACAAAAGAAAACTTAACTGTATCAAGATGATGTGTTGAATTATTTATTGGTTCGGAATATTGGAAGGGTCGGAGAATGAGTCCTTGATTTCTCTATTTATGGTTTCTTCTTTCAAAGAATTTCCCTTCCAAGTAGGGCCAATGGTAGTAAACTTGCTTTGTGTCTCTTTATCTGAGTCATTATGTTGTGGCATTTTAGGTGgtcctttattattattgaaatcaaGAATTAAATCTGATTtctcttgattcttcaacaCAACTGGTAAAGGTTTTGGTAAGCATTTCAAACCAAGCACTTGGAGCTTGCTTTAGTCCACGTAACGCCTCAACTAATCTTTAGATATTGTGTAGTCATTTGAGGACATAAATATAGTTTTATGGAGATACCTGTTTAGGAAGGCATTGTCATATGTCCCAATTAGAATGAATTGCAATGTGTAGAACCAATCTCAAATACTGGGATGCCAATTTCAAATAAGTCAATACCTGGATCATGTTGGAATCCTTTTGCCGTCAAGCTTTCCATTCCCCTTTGGCTAGAGCCATTTGCATTATACTTGTTGTTAAACACCCATTGTGAATCTACCACATTGTACCTTCTACCAAAGGGGACTAGGTTCcatgtattattttgtttcaagGCCTAAATTTCTTCTTCCACTGCCTTATGCCACCGTGGATCTTGCATTGCACCTTTTACTGTGTTGGGCTCTCTTTCATCATTAATCTGAGTTGTACCAACAAATGGATGCTTGGGCTTGATGATTCCAATTCAAGTGATCATTTGTAGCACAGTTGTAAGTTTCTAGTATGTTCTTGTTGATGTGCCTTTGCTACTTCCTGTGTCTCTGCTGCTGGTGAGTCACGATCAGAATCCTGAACAGTAGTGTGACTAGCAGGTGCTGGAGAAATCTGTATTAGAATGCTTGTTAGGCCTGTTTCTAGCTCATCAGTGTGTCTTGTAGGAGGCAAACGTTGTTCAAATATTTCAACCTGTGTTTTCTAGATCTCTTCCAAATGTTCTGGTGCTGGATTATGTTCCTGTTGCTACACATGATTACCATATTAggcagaaagaaagaaagaagcaTGTTATACAAGTTCAGATGGTACCTATTTGTTGTTAAGAAAACCAGTTTTTAATGTAAACTCATCTTCATTGAATTGAACACTACATGTCTACTAGATATATAGACTCTCCCTCTGATTTCATGCATCTATAGACTCTCCCTAACATTTTCTTGAATAGAAGGAGAATAAGTTATTTGATGTTATCAAAATCAAAGATATCATCTCTGATATCTCTTATATCATGTAGACTATTCTGCTCTAACATGTTATATCATTTTGCTTCCTCTTAGATGATTTATCCTGGACGAGTTTTGAAGTTGAGAGTTCGTGGAACAAAGAAAGATTTGATTCAAGACAGTTCCTCTGAAGAGTTTTGTCTCATCATGCCAGGTGTGATTGCCCGTTTTGATGGTTCTGTTGTTCAGGTAACACTGTTTTCCATATTCAGGCAATTATAAATTGGCTGAAATACAAGGTCatctttagtttgaaaatatgttttatgttttttatttttaataattgcaAAATTATACGTCacattgttttctattttttgcacaaattttttaaaaaaggaagagttaaaaaaaaacaaacaattttacGATtagaagtaaaaataaaaatacaatacaTTTTCTCAAACCAAAGTCATAATACTTGGCGTGAAAATGTAAAACTGTGGAATACTTATTTTATTCAGTAAAAAATAGGATGTTGCATTAACGTAGATCTGGAACTTATAGTCAGCATGAGTGCATGCTGGATTTGAGTAGCTGATTATGAGTCTAATTGTAGGCTTTGCAATGTTGAAATGCAGAATATGCTGCTGAAATGGTTTGACGAAGCGCATGCTGAATTTTGGAATCAAAAGCAAAAGGGCCAAAATTCAGAGGACTTTGAAAATTCTCAAGTAAAATTACCTTACCAGTTGTGGAATATTGGTAAGTACGGTACTTGTGCTGATGCTGCAGTCACCGGCATAATGCCTCCACCTCTGATGGAACAGCAGGTAAAATATTGTAAATAGTCATGTTATGTCTGCTATGTTAATCTCTTTCCAAAAATATACCTGCTATGTTAATCTCTTGTTTGAGTAAGTGATTGGAGGAACCTATATTATCTTTTCTATACATGTAAGATTTCTGAAGTCACTTTTTTTCCCTTGCATTTGATAATATATCCTCTTCAGATGTTTGCAGGATTTTAAAaattcctttttccttcctgcAAAATTCCACTTAATTGTTATTAAATTTCTATCAATTAGGGAAATCATGCATGATCTGATTCCTGAATTGGCACTATGtttgatgtttttccttgattTATATTATTGTATGGCCGACTTGTTTTTGTCAGTTTCATGGATCTCCTATTACAAGTTTTGTCTGTGATAATTATTGTGGGCATTCGAACCCTAGATTATGGAAGATTTCTGATGTTATTTCTGGTATTTGAGTTCAGCTGCTTTTATTGTTGGGCAGTCGAGTCAACGTTATTATTGTGCAGTGGCTGTT contains:
- the LOC101488739 gene encoding uncharacterized protein, whose protein sequence is MTRRSYKRELGCIACEELSELGAGKPGWVVDNPNLLCAIDTHSILLASRSTILLFSWSDSHGFRLRIRPELSPIEAEFISAVEWLVFDDVRVIVAGTSSGYLLIYSLRGELIHRQMIYPGRVLKLRVRGTKKDLIQDSSSEEFCLIMPGVIARFDGSVVQNMLLKWFDEAHAEFWNQKQKGQNSEDFENSQVKLPYQLWNIGKYGTCADAAVTGIMPPPLMEQQSSQRYYCAVAVGDDAVISAYRLSEDKGRSLVGAILSKVVPATFSTIASFSKLIWRSDHTSPVKSPKKSEQKPQPFARASPLTCIKDHPRKGEKLTLSPSGTLAAITDSLGRILLLDTQALVVVRLWKGYRDASCLFMEMLVNKDTASSSSTYYEPTKSDYCLCLAIHAPRKGIIEIWQMRTGARLRTITCAKGSKMLQPSYRFGASMSSPYVPLEVFLLNGDSGQISVLNRTLDS